Proteins from a genomic interval of Streptomyces fodineus:
- the ilvA gene encoding threonine ammonia-lyase, translating to MSYGTAHPLRSVTLDDVRGAQKMLSGVARVTAMEGSRHLTQLVGAPVQLKCENLQRTGSFKLRGAYVRIAGLLPEERAAGVVAASAGNHAQGVALASALLGVHSTVFMPKGAPLPKISATRDYGAEVRLHGQVVDETLAAAEEYAAETGAVFIHPFDHPDIIAGQGTVGLEILEQCPEVRTIVVGVGGGGLAAGIAVAVKAIRPDVRIVGVQAEGAAAYPPSLAAGRPVSVENPATMADGIKVGRPGLVPFAIVSDLVDEVRTVSEDQLSAALLLCLERAKLVVEPAGASPVAALLAAPDAFEGPVVAVLSGGNVDPVLMQRVLRHGMAAQGRYLAVRLRLTDRPGALATLLGVLSVVDANVLDVSHVRTDPRLGLTEAEVELHLETKGPAHCAEVGQALRDAGYLVMN from the coding sequence ATGAGCTACGGCACGGCACACCCCTTGCGTTCCGTCACCCTCGACGACGTGCGCGGCGCCCAGAAGATGCTCTCGGGCGTGGCACGGGTGACCGCGATGGAGGGCAGCCGGCACCTGACCCAGCTGGTCGGCGCGCCGGTGCAGCTGAAGTGCGAGAACCTCCAGCGCACCGGCTCGTTCAAGCTGCGCGGTGCCTATGTGCGGATCGCCGGACTGCTGCCGGAGGAGCGGGCGGCCGGCGTGGTGGCGGCGAGCGCCGGGAACCACGCCCAGGGTGTGGCGCTCGCGTCCGCGCTGCTCGGGGTGCACTCCACGGTGTTCATGCCGAAGGGCGCCCCGCTGCCGAAGATCAGCGCGACCCGTGACTACGGCGCCGAGGTGCGCCTGCACGGCCAGGTGGTCGACGAGACGCTGGCCGCCGCCGAGGAGTACGCGGCCGAGACGGGCGCGGTGTTCATCCACCCCTTCGACCATCCGGACATCATCGCAGGCCAGGGCACGGTCGGCCTGGAGATCCTGGAGCAGTGCCCCGAGGTGCGCACGATCGTCGTCGGTGTCGGCGGCGGCGGGCTCGCGGCCGGGATCGCGGTGGCGGTGAAGGCGATCAGGCCGGACGTCAGGATCGTCGGCGTACAGGCGGAGGGCGCGGCGGCCTACCCGCCCTCGCTGGCCGCCGGGCGTCCGGTGTCGGTGGAGAACCCGGCGACGATGGCCGACGGCATCAAGGTGGGGCGGCCCGGCCTGGTGCCGTTCGCGATCGTCAGCGATCTGGTCGACGAGGTGCGCACGGTCAGCGAGGACCAGCTGTCGGCCGCGCTGCTGCTGTGTCTGGAGCGGGCCAAGCTGGTCGTCGAGCCGGCCGGGGCGAGCCCGGTCGCGGCGCTGCTGGCCGCGCCGGACGCCTTCGAGGGCCCGGTCGTCGCGGTGCTCTCCGGCGGCAACGTGGACCCGGTGCTGATGCAGCGCGTGCTGCGTCACGGCATGGCCGCGCAGGGCCGCTACCTGGCCGTTCGGCTCCGGCTGACGGACCGCCCGGGCGCCCTCGCCACGCTCCTCGGGGTGTTGTCAGTGGTCGACGCTAATGTCCTCGACGTGAGCCACGTACGAACCGACCCCCGGCTCGGGCTCACGGAGGCGGAGGTGGAGCTGCACCTCGAGACGAAGGGCCCGGCGCACTGCGCCGAGGTCGGCCAGGCCCTGCGGGACGCGGGTTACCTCGTCATGAACTGA
- a CDS encoding sigma factor-like helix-turn-helix DNA-binding protein, with translation MRDRQLSRGARRAREFEAFVAGAAGRLLHAATLLTAEAPDASPRARRLLTLALAHTYAHWDRLHGEDPYDCARQYLASRFARTTWHQYGAFGRARPDPRSPLAVLTPRERLILVLRLYEGVAEEQAAALLGLPTERVHTICDRATATLLHPPRPAPPRTVGREVAPS, from the coding sequence GTGCGTGATCGGCAGCTGTCCCGAGGTGCCCGCCGGGCCCGGGAGTTCGAGGCGTTCGTCGCGGGCGCGGCCGGACGTCTGCTGCATGCCGCCACGCTCCTGACGGCGGAGGCACCGGACGCCAGCCCGCGCGCGCGGCGCCTGCTGACGCTCGCGCTCGCCCACACCTACGCGCACTGGGACCGGCTGCACGGCGAGGACCCCTACGACTGCGCCCGCCAGTACCTCGCCTCGCGGTTCGCGCGCACGACCTGGCACCAGTACGGTGCCTTCGGCCGCGCCCGCCCGGATCCGCGCAGCCCCCTCGCCGTGCTCACCCCCCGGGAACGCCTGATCCTGGTGCTTCGCCTCTACGAAGGCGTGGCCGAAGAACAGGCAGCGGCCCTTCTGGGTCTGCCGACGGAACGCGTCCACACCATCTGCGACCGGGCGACAGCCACCCTGCTCCACCCACCCCGCCCGGCCCCGCCACGAACGGTGGGCAGGGAGGTGGCGCCTTCATGA
- a CDS encoding cystathionine gamma-synthase — MSDRHISQHFETLAIHAGNTADPLTGAVVPPIYQVSTYKQDGVGGLRGGYEYSRSANPTRTALEENLAALEGGRRGLAFASGLAAEDTLLRTLLSPGDHVVIPNDAYGGTFRLFAKVVTRWGVEWSVADTSDPAAVRAAITPKTKAVWVETPSNPLLGITDIAAVAQVAHSAGAKLVVDNTFATPYLQQPLSLGADVVVHSLTKYMGGHSDVVGGALIVSDQGLGEELAYHQNAMGAVAGPFDSWLVLRGTKTLAVRMDRHSENATKIADMLTRHARVTSVLYPGLPEHPGHEVAAKQMKAFGGMVSFRVEGGEEAAVEVCNRAKVFTLGESLGGVESLIEHPGRMTHASAAGSALEVPADLVRLSVGIENVDDLLADLQQALG, encoded by the coding sequence ATGAGCGACAGGCATATCAGTCAGCACTTCGAGACCCTCGCGATCCACGCGGGCAACACCGCGGATCCCCTCACCGGCGCGGTCGTCCCGCCGATCTACCAGGTCTCGACCTACAAGCAGGACGGCGTCGGCGGACTGCGCGGCGGCTACGAGTACAGCCGCAGCGCCAACCCCACCCGCACCGCCCTCGAGGAGAACCTCGCCGCGCTGGAGGGCGGCCGCCGCGGTCTCGCCTTCGCGTCCGGCCTGGCGGCCGAGGACACCCTGCTGCGCACGCTGCTCAGCCCCGGTGACCACGTGGTGATCCCGAACGACGCCTACGGCGGCACCTTCCGCCTCTTCGCCAAGGTCGTCACCCGCTGGGGCGTGGAGTGGTCCGTCGCCGACACCAGCGACCCGGCCGCCGTACGCGCCGCGATCACCCCGAAGACCAAGGCCGTCTGGGTGGAGACCCCCTCCAACCCGCTGCTCGGCATCACCGACATCGCCGCCGTCGCTCAGGTCGCGCACAGTGCGGGTGCGAAGCTCGTCGTCGACAACACCTTCGCCACGCCCTACCTGCAGCAGCCGCTGTCGCTCGGTGCGGACGTCGTCGTCCACTCCCTGACCAAGTACATGGGCGGTCACTCGGACGTCGTCGGCGGCGCGCTGATCGTCTCCGACCAGGGCCTCGGCGAGGAACTCGCCTACCACCAGAACGCGATGGGCGCCGTCGCCGGTCCCTTCGACTCCTGGCTGGTGCTGCGCGGCACCAAGACCCTCGCGGTGCGGATGGACCGGCACAGCGAGAACGCCACGAAGATCGCCGACATGCTGACCCGGCACGCGCGCGTGACCAGCGTGCTCTACCCGGGCCTGCCCGAGCACCCCGGACACGAGGTCGCCGCGAAGCAGATGAAGGCGTTCGGCGGCATGGTGTCCTTCCGGGTCGAGGGCGGCGAGGAGGCCGCGGTCGAGGTGTGCAACCGCGCCAAGGTGTTCACCCTCGGCGAGTCGCTCGGTGGCGTCGAATCCCTGATCGAGCACCCCGGCCGCATGACGCACGCCTCCGCGGCCGGTTCCGCGCTGGAGGTCCCCGCCGACCTGGTGCGCCTGTCCGTCGGCATCGAAAACGTCGACGACCTGCTGGCGGACCTCCAGCAGGCCCTGGGCTGA
- a CDS encoding M48 family metalloprotease — MGATLRALRALVLLLGFYLLSLVLLAVLLGLDVAAFTWGHGPVAVKIALVSVVLAVPVVRGMFMLRTPRGEDGPGIAVTEADEPRLWGLVREVAVAAGTRVPDRILLTGDVNASVSEEPRLLGLRPGPRRLFLGVPLLTGLTEAQLRAVLAHEYGHFTGGDTRLSALVVRGRVQLARVIGQFHAQADGKVAAERARQEQAAAKRIAKGKKAKKVDTAGSGATYRMMAAIYTAYATFYLRLSLSTARGQEFAADLAAARIAGRDATASALREIPVLSASHGFYLDSYATLGLQARLLPPRGEFFGGFGKLLTARELELVQLRSELPEEPASPYDSHPPIAERVRRIEALPADGRTEEAKGAAFALLTDPERTLAALEDAVLTDEVLTFRRTTGWEELLEASMATGLSSRHTPLHRALADYTGQPPTLAALLELVDQGRLWQLAKRLPLSKEAAAAKGRAFREFVRPVLARSVRTMVLAEFSARSLLHWEFSWSRPAAVRLPGWGSQTAQDDGPEAELDAAVDAALADHPDTAPLRALLPPATQNA; from the coding sequence ATGGGCGCAACTCTGCGCGCGCTGCGCGCTCTCGTTCTGCTGCTCGGTTTCTATCTGCTGAGCCTCGTGCTGCTCGCGGTGCTGCTCGGGCTCGATGTCGCCGCGTTCACATGGGGGCACGGTCCGGTGGCCGTGAAGATCGCCCTGGTGTCGGTGGTGCTGGCCGTTCCTGTCGTCCGCGGCATGTTCATGCTGCGCACACCCAGGGGTGAGGACGGCCCCGGCATCGCGGTCACGGAGGCCGACGAGCCCCGGCTGTGGGGGCTGGTGCGGGAGGTCGCGGTGGCGGCCGGTACCCGCGTCCCGGACCGGATTCTGCTCACCGGCGACGTCAACGCGTCCGTCAGCGAGGAGCCGCGACTGCTCGGCCTGCGCCCCGGCCCGCGCCGCCTGTTCCTCGGCGTGCCACTGCTGACCGGTCTGACCGAAGCCCAGCTGCGGGCCGTACTCGCCCATGAATACGGCCACTTCACCGGCGGCGACACCCGGCTGTCCGCGCTGGTCGTGCGCGGCCGGGTGCAACTGGCCCGGGTCATCGGGCAGTTCCACGCCCAGGCGGACGGCAAGGTGGCCGCCGAACGGGCCCGGCAGGAGCAGGCCGCCGCCAAGCGGATCGCCAAGGGGAAGAAGGCCAAGAAGGTCGACACCGCCGGCTCCGGGGCGACGTACCGGATGATGGCGGCGATCTACACCGCCTACGCCACGTTCTATCTGCGCCTCTCGCTCTCCACCGCGCGTGGCCAGGAGTTCGCCGCCGACCTGGCCGCCGCGCGGATCGCCGGACGCGACGCGACGGCGTCGGCGCTGCGCGAGATCCCGGTGCTGTCCGCCTCCCACGGCTTCTACCTCGACTCCTACGCCACCCTCGGTCTGCAGGCCCGGCTGCTGCCGCCGCGCGGCGAGTTCTTCGGCGGCTTCGGCAAGCTGCTGACGGCCCGTGAACTGGAACTGGTGCAACTCCGCTCGGAGCTGCCGGAAGAGCCGGCCTCGCCGTACGACTCGCATCCGCCGATCGCCGAACGGGTGCGCCGTATCGAGGCGCTGCCCGCGGACGGACGTACCGAGGAGGCCAAGGGCGCGGCGTTCGCCCTGCTCACCGACCCGGAGCGGACCCTGGCCGCGCTGGAGGACGCCGTCCTGACCGACGAGGTGCTCACCTTCCGGCGCACCACGGGCTGGGAGGAACTGCTGGAGGCCTCGATGGCCACGGGCCTGTCCTCGAGGCACACCCCGCTGCACCGGGCGCTGGCCGACTACACCGGGCAACCGCCGACCCTGGCCGCGCTGCTGGAGCTCGTCGACCAGGGCCGGCTGTGGCAGCTTGCCAAGCGGCTGCCGCTGTCGAAGGAGGCGGCGGCCGCGAAGGGGCGGGCGTTCCGGGAGTTCGTACGACCCGTGCTGGCCAGGTCGGTGCGGACGATGGTGCTGGCCGAGTTCAGCGCCCGTTCGCTGCTGCACTGGGAGTTCTCCTGGTCCCGTCCGGCCGCCGTACGACTGCCCGGCTGGGGCTCGCAGACGGCGCAGGACGACGGTCCCGAGGCCGAGCTGGACGCGGCGGTGGACGCGGCGCTCGCCGACCACCCCGACACCGCGCCCCTGCGGGCCCTGTTGCCACCGGCGACACAGAACGCCTGA
- a CDS encoding TIR domain-containing protein has product MTDTSTGTGGNSSNYGRRNDFGSNNNFVTGNNNSTNSGTQNFYGDAPAGPHARRGDDDRPGPSPDRSRNVFVVHGRDEEVRTKMFGLLRRLDLRPLEWEDLVRATGKTAPFLGEVVAKAPEQAQAALVLLTPDDIVQLHPELRGANEPSYETQPTGQPRPNVLIELGMVLMAYPERTLMVEVGELRAIADLAGRNVIRFDGSEAALSKIVQRLKLAGCTVDDTGSEWRQTWPYSHLSAYGRTGRTVPPAH; this is encoded by the coding sequence ATGACGGACACCTCCACGGGCACGGGCGGCAACAGCAGCAACTACGGGAGGCGCAACGACTTCGGCAGCAACAACAACTTCGTCACCGGCAACAACAACAGCACCAACTCGGGCACGCAGAACTTCTACGGCGACGCCCCGGCCGGCCCGCATGCGCGCCGCGGGGACGACGACCGCCCCGGGCCCTCCCCGGACCGCAGCCGCAACGTCTTCGTCGTGCACGGGCGGGACGAGGAGGTGCGGACGAAGATGTTCGGTCTGCTGCGCCGGCTCGATCTGCGCCCGCTCGAATGGGAGGACCTGGTCAGAGCCACCGGGAAGACGGCGCCCTTCCTCGGCGAGGTCGTCGCGAAGGCCCCGGAGCAGGCCCAGGCGGCCCTCGTGCTGCTCACCCCGGACGACATCGTGCAGCTGCACCCGGAACTGCGGGGTGCGAACGAGCCGTCGTACGAGACCCAGCCGACCGGGCAGCCCCGGCCGAACGTGCTGATCGAACTGGGCATGGTCCTGATGGCCTACCCGGAGCGCACGCTGATGGTGGAGGTCGGTGAGCTGCGCGCGATCGCCGACCTCGCGGGCCGGAACGTCATCCGGTTCGACGGCTCGGAGGCCGCCCTGAGCAAGATCGTGCAGCGGCTGAAGCTGGCCGGCTGCACGGTCGACGACACCGGCTCCGAATGGCGCCAGACCTGGCCGTACAGCCATCTGTCGGCGTACGGCCGCACCGGGCGGACGGTTCCGCCGGCTCACTGA
- a CDS encoding macro domain-containing protein, whose protein sequence is MRLTAPHPSVRPVRSRLPRSWRGWRVFLGNVLAAFGGVSAVVQFAGQLFPRILSRPGPVLTGSVALCLAWGLLRARPQAAVRQEFTRPHMTVVVEEGDLFEQPGHLVVGFPDTFDTLVDDGVVINDDSVQGQLLARRYAGDAGRLDAELAAALDGVAPVARESARDKPRGKRARYPIGTVAVLGTRPQLVFAVAYSRMGNDCVASSGVQELWLGLDRLWDAVHRHGQLERVTMPLTGAGLARLHDLDEDSLLRLILLSFVAHSWERMVCRELHVVIRPGELRRIDLPETGAFLSGLAAGIRRQV, encoded by the coding sequence ATGCGATTGACCGCCCCTCACCCGTCGGTGCGTCCGGTGCGGTCCCGGCTGCCGCGGTCCTGGCGCGGGTGGCGGGTGTTCCTGGGCAACGTGCTGGCGGCCTTCGGCGGCGTGTCGGCCGTCGTGCAGTTCGCCGGCCAGCTCTTCCCGCGGATCCTGTCCCGGCCCGGGCCGGTGCTGACCGGTTCCGTGGCCCTGTGCCTGGCCTGGGGGCTGCTCCGGGCGCGCCCGCAGGCCGCCGTACGGCAGGAGTTCACCCGCCCCCACATGACCGTGGTGGTCGAGGAGGGCGACCTCTTCGAGCAGCCCGGCCATCTGGTGGTGGGGTTCCCGGACACCTTCGACACCCTGGTCGACGACGGTGTCGTCATCAACGACGACAGCGTCCAGGGGCAGTTGCTCGCCCGCCGCTACGCCGGGGACGCGGGTCGGCTGGACGCGGAGCTGGCCGCCGCGCTGGACGGGGTGGCCCCCGTGGCCCGGGAGAGCGCGCGGGACAAGCCGCGCGGCAAGCGCGCCCGGTACCCGATCGGCACCGTCGCCGTCCTCGGCACCCGCCCGCAGCTCGTCTTCGCCGTGGCCTACAGCCGGATGGGCAACGACTGCGTGGCTTCCTCGGGGGTCCAGGAGCTGTGGCTCGGCCTGGACCGGCTGTGGGACGCCGTCCACCGGCACGGCCAGCTGGAACGCGTCACGATGCCGCTGACCGGCGCGGGCCTCGCCCGGCTGCACGACCTCGACGAGGACAGCCTGCTGCGGCTGATCCTGCTGTCGTTCGTGGCCCACTCCTGGGAGCGGATGGTCTGCCGCGAGCTGCACGTGGTGATCCGCCCCGGCGAACTGCGGCGCATCGACCTGCCGGAAACCGGCGCCTTCCTCTCCGGCCTGGCAGCCGGCATCCGCCGCCAGGTCTGA
- a CDS encoding macro domain-containing protein, whose protein sequence is MQTRTPSVRVSVLGPVRLDVHGAPVRLTPLTARLLLRLVAAEGEAVTARRLYRDVWQQTVELPHQGLRNRNEVQKRILELRRAFDRAGPGEGARIVRTGQLPTARGAESTYQLDLTVDELDSTEFTRLVGDALHAAPASAVRLLAEALRLWRGRPLSEVAGEEFATGPVRRLTQLRETALRELIAGHTALGRYDLALPVAEQTARERPDDPEAAAVVARLNARLRERHGDELLRHTLRGLRVDVVVLRGDLFDQEDANLVVGFCDTFDTFPDDVVISRESVQGQLVDRLFEGRHRLLDEKLRRGLKEFTPLATESVQAKRRGRRTRYPVGTAVPVPVGNRRVFALAYSRLANDLRARSAPAELRLSLERLWPAVARHGLFKPVAIPLIGAGLSRIVQLDRTQLLLLIVETFAESLRQDPAVSPELRIVIRTDELERTDLSAVEAYLRGADERGLPLPPTTAC, encoded by the coding sequence GTGCAGACCCGCACACCGTCCGTGCGTGTCAGCGTCCTGGGCCCGGTGCGGCTCGATGTGCACGGTGCTCCGGTCCGCCTCACCCCGCTGACCGCACGCCTGCTGCTCCGCCTCGTCGCCGCCGAGGGCGAGGCCGTGACCGCCCGCCGGCTGTACCGGGACGTCTGGCAGCAGACCGTGGAGCTGCCGCACCAGGGCCTGCGCAACCGCAACGAGGTGCAGAAACGGATCCTGGAGCTGCGGCGCGCGTTCGACCGCGCGGGGCCCGGCGAGGGCGCCCGGATCGTACGGACCGGTCAGCTGCCGACCGCGCGCGGCGCCGAGAGCACCTATCAACTCGACCTCACCGTCGATGAGTTGGACAGTACGGAGTTCACCCGTCTGGTGGGCGACGCGCTGCACGCGGCCCCGGCCTCGGCGGTCCGGCTGCTCGCGGAGGCCCTGCGGCTCTGGCGCGGCCGGCCACTGTCCGAGGTGGCAGGCGAGGAGTTCGCGACCGGGCCGGTACGGCGGCTCACCCAGCTCAGGGAGACCGCGCTGCGGGAACTGATCGCGGGACACACCGCGCTGGGCCGCTACGACCTCGCCCTCCCGGTGGCCGAACAGACGGCCCGGGAGCGGCCGGACGACCCCGAGGCCGCCGCCGTCGTCGCCCGGCTGAACGCACGGCTGCGCGAGCGGCACGGCGACGAGCTGCTGCGGCACACGCTGCGCGGGCTGCGGGTGGACGTCGTCGTGCTGCGCGGCGACCTGTTCGACCAGGAGGACGCCAACCTGGTCGTGGGGTTCTGCGACACCTTCGACACCTTCCCCGACGACGTCGTGATCAGCCGGGAGAGTGTGCAGGGCCAGTTGGTCGACCGGCTCTTCGAGGGCCGGCACCGGCTGCTCGACGAGAAACTGCGCCGTGGGCTGAAGGAGTTCACCCCGCTGGCCACGGAGAGCGTCCAGGCGAAGCGGCGCGGCCGGCGCACCCGCTATCCGGTCGGTACGGCCGTGCCGGTCCCGGTCGGCAACCGCCGGGTCTTCGCCCTCGCCTACTCCCGGCTGGCCAACGACCTGCGCGCCCGGTCGGCCCCGGCGGAGCTGCGGCTGAGCCTGGAACGCCTGTGGCCGGCGGTCGCCCGGCACGGCCTGTTCAAACCGGTGGCGATCCCCCTGATCGGCGCCGGCCTGTCCCGGATCGTTCAACTCGACCGTACCCAGCTGCTGCTGCTGATCGTCGAGACCTTCGCCGAGAGCCTGCGCCAGGACCCGGCCGTCTCCCCCGAGTTGCGCATCGTCATCCGCACCGACGAGCTGGAGCGGACCGATCTGTCGGCGGTCGAGGCGTATCTGCGCGGCGCGGACGAACGGGGGCTGCCCCTCCCGCCGACCACGGCCTGCTGA
- a CDS encoding NAD(P)-dependent alcohol dehydrogenase gives MTTVAAYAAPAPKAPLERTTIERRAVGEYDVLIDIKFAGICHSDIHQATDGWRPGIFPMVPGHEIAGVVAEVGPGVTRFAVGDRVGVGCMVDSCRECENCTAGLEQYCTGGGPTWTYNDTGKDGRPTYGGYAQEIVVDENYVVRIPDGLSLDVAAPLLCAGITTYSPLKHWNAGPGKKVAVVGLGGLGHVGVKIAHALGAEVTVLSQSLRKKDDGLKLGADHYYATGDPNTFEELAGTFDLILNTVSAPLDFAAYLSLLRTDGTMVNVGLPEEPVQIVLQSLSGNRRSLSSSGIGGIAETQEMLDFCAEHRLGAEIELISATEINEAYERVLSSDVRYRFVIDTATI, from the coding sequence ATGACCACTGTTGCTGCCTACGCCGCGCCCGCACCGAAGGCTCCGCTGGAGCGGACGACCATCGAGCGGCGCGCGGTCGGCGAGTACGACGTCCTGATCGACATCAAGTTCGCCGGTATCTGCCACTCCGACATCCACCAGGCCACGGACGGCTGGCGCCCCGGCATCTTCCCGATGGTTCCCGGCCACGAGATCGCGGGTGTCGTCGCCGAGGTCGGCCCCGGTGTGACGCGGTTCGCCGTCGGCGACCGGGTGGGCGTCGGCTGCATGGTCGACTCCTGCCGCGAGTGCGAGAACTGCACGGCGGGCCTGGAGCAGTACTGCACGGGCGGCGGCCCGACCTGGACGTACAACGACACCGGCAAGGACGGCCGGCCCACCTACGGCGGCTACGCGCAGGAGATCGTCGTCGACGAGAACTACGTCGTCCGGATCCCCGACGGCCTCTCCCTGGACGTGGCCGCCCCGCTGCTCTGCGCCGGCATCACCACCTACTCGCCGCTCAAGCACTGGAACGCCGGCCCCGGCAAGAAGGTCGCCGTCGTCGGGCTCGGCGGCCTCGGCCACGTGGGCGTGAAGATCGCGCACGCGCTCGGCGCGGAGGTCACCGTGCTCTCCCAGTCGCTGCGCAAGAAGGACGACGGCCTGAAGCTGGGCGCCGACCACTACTACGCCACCGGCGACCCGAACACCTTCGAGGAACTGGCGGGCACCTTCGACCTGATCCTCAACACCGTCTCGGCCCCGCTGGACTTCGCCGCCTACCTGTCCCTGCTGCGCACCGACGGCACCATGGTCAACGTGGGCCTGCCCGAGGAGCCGGTGCAGATCGTCCTGCAGTCCCTGTCCGGCAACCGCCGCAGCCTGAGCAGCTCCGGCATCGGCGGCATCGCCGAAACCCAGGAGATGCTGGACTTCTGCGCCGAGCACCGCCTGGGCGCCGAGATCGAGCTGATCAGCGCCACCGAGATCAACGAGGCGTACGAGCGGGTGCTGTCGAGCGACGTGCGCTATCGGTTCGTGATCGACACGGCGACCATCTGA
- a CDS encoding helix-turn-helix domain-containing protein — translation MERRDGQDGQPQAGAAVGHSLDRRAELSEFLRSRRARLKPEDVGLPDFGRHRRVPGLRREELAQLAGVSVAYYTRLEQGNGRNVSAEVLDSIARALRLSDAEHAHLTHLAKPKSHKKKPAARQQQVRLALRQLLDTMDGVPAYVVGRRSEILAWNRMAAALFGDWAELPAAERNWARLVFLRPEYRELFLDWEQKAIDIVCALRMDAGCYPDDPRLSALVGELSVKSEEFRRLWATHDVKEKNHGVKRLHHPLVGDLSLHYESFRLTDDSDQSLLTYHAEPNSPSADSLRLLASWGTDATRTATGSAGPAL, via the coding sequence ATGGAGCGCAGGGACGGACAGGACGGACAGCCGCAGGCCGGGGCGGCCGTGGGCCACTCACTGGACCGGCGGGCCGAACTGAGCGAGTTCCTGCGCAGCCGGCGGGCCCGGCTGAAGCCGGAGGACGTGGGACTGCCGGACTTCGGACGGCACCGGCGGGTGCCGGGGCTGCGCCGCGAGGAGCTGGCGCAGCTGGCCGGGGTGTCGGTGGCGTACTACACCCGCCTCGAACAGGGCAACGGGCGGAACGTCTCGGCGGAGGTCCTGGACTCGATCGCCCGGGCGCTCAGGCTGTCGGACGCCGAGCACGCGCATCTGACCCATCTGGCCAAGCCGAAGTCGCACAAGAAGAAGCCGGCGGCGCGGCAGCAGCAGGTCCGGCTCGCGCTGCGGCAGCTGCTGGACACGATGGACGGCGTACCGGCGTACGTCGTCGGGCGCCGCTCGGAGATCCTGGCCTGGAACCGGATGGCGGCGGCCCTCTTCGGAGACTGGGCGGAACTGCCGGCGGCCGAGCGCAACTGGGCCCGGCTGGTGTTCCTGCGCCCGGAGTACCGGGAGCTGTTCCTCGACTGGGAGCAGAAGGCGATCGACATCGTCTGCGCCCTGCGCATGGACGCCGGCTGCTACCCGGACGACCCCCGTCTGTCGGCACTCGTCGGTGAACTCTCGGTCAAGAGCGAGGAGTTCCGCCGGCTGTGGGCCACGCACGACGTCAAGGAGAAGAACCACGGCGTCAAGCGCCTGCACCACCCGCTGGTGGGCGACCTGTCCCTGCACTACGAGTCGTTCCGCCTGACGGACGACAGTGACCAGTCCCTGCTCACCTACCACGCCGAACCGAACTCCCCGTCCGCCGACTCCCTGCGCCTGCTGGCGAGTTGGGGCACGGACGCGACGCGCACGGCGACGGGGAGTGCGGGGCCGGCACTCTAG